The genomic stretch ATTAGAAAATCCTAGAATAAAAGGTAAATCTTTAAAAGGTGAGTTAAAAGAGTATTGGCGTTATAGAGTAGGTGATTATAGAATTCTAAGTAAAATTATTGATAACGAATTAATTATTCTAGTTATAGATATTGGTCATAGAAAAAATATTTATAATAATTAACCATAAACTACAATTTAAAGAATATGAATTATTATAGTCTTTTAACAAAGCAAAACTGATTTATATTATAATACATTAAATAATTATGAAATATAATTGTTTAGCTATATATAATAATAAAGCCCCATTATAATAATGAGGCTTTTATTTTTTATTAAATATTAAAAATTATTCTTCAACTTTTAAGTGAAGCTCTTCAAGCTGATCATCATCTACAGTAGAAGGACAGCCGCTCATCAAACATTGACCTTTCTGAGTTTTAGGGAATGCTATAACTTCTCTAATACTGTCTTGCTTTTGTAGAAGCATAATAACTCTGTCTATACCAAAAGCCATACCGCACATAGGAGGAGCTCCGTATTTTAAAGCATCTAGTAAGAATCCAAATCTTATTTTAGCCTTTTCATCATCTATACCTAAAAGACTGAATATTTTAGCCTGTACTTTGCTGTCATATATACGCTGACCGCCGCCGCCTATTTCGTTGCCATTTAATACCAAGTCATAAGTATCGCTTCTTACTTTTAACACATCTGTATCTAATAAAGGAACATCTTCAGGTACTGGAGCTGTGAATGGGTGGTGAGTAGCAGATATTCTTTTTTCTTTATGATCATATTCAAATAATGGAAACTCTACTACCCAAAGGAAGTTTAATTTATCTTTATCTATTAAGTTTAATTTTTCACCTACTTTTAATCTCAAATTACCTAATGCATCATAAGTAACTTTCGGAGTATCAGCAACAAAGAATAGTAGGTCTCCTTTTTCTGCTTTAGTAACTTCTAATATTTTTTTCTGATTGTCTTCAGAGAAGAATTTAACTATGTTAGATTCAAGTCCGTTTTCAGTAACTCTCATCCAAGCAAGTCCTTTAGCTCCGAATATACCTACATATTTTGTGAAGTCATCAATATCTTTTCTGCTTAATTTATCAACGCCGCCTTTAGCATTCAAACATCTTATTATAAATTTATTATCCAAAGCATTTTTAAATACTGCAAAATCACAGCCTCTAACAGCTTCTTCAACATTAATAAGTTTTAATTCAAATCTAGTATCAGGCTTATCGCTTCCGTACATTTCCATAGCATCATAATAATTCAATCTAGGAAAAGGAGTAGGTAGGTCAATACCATAAACATCTTTAACTATATTAGCAGTAACACTTTCCATAATGGATAAAAACTCATCAGTATTAAGGAAAGAAGTTTCAATATCT from Brachyspira murdochii DSM 12563 encodes the following:
- the aspS gene encoding aspartate--tRNA ligase; the protein is MRFKSAYNGILSKNDIGKEVKLAGWVLRRRDHGGVIFVDLRDRTGFVQIVFNPEISKEAHNDAQDLRSEYVISVEGKVRARSEEMINPKIPTGEIEVMVEKMELLNTSETPPFLLEDDIDTGEDIRLKYRYLDLRRPKVFNNLYKRFQITNAFRKHLADNGFIDVETPILNKSTPEGARDFLVPSRLNAGDFYALPQSPQIFKQILMIGGFDRYYQVAKCFRDEDLRADRQPEFTQVDIETSFLNTDEFLSIMESVTANIVKDVYGIDLPTPFPRLNYYDAMEMYGSDKPDTRFELKLINVEEAVRGCDFAVFKNALDNKFIIRCLNAKGGVDKLSRKDIDDFTKYVGIFGAKGLAWMRVTENGLESNIVKFFSEDNQKKILEVTKAEKGDLLFFVADTPKVTYDALGNLRLKVGEKLNLIDKDKLNFLWVVEFPLFEYDHKEKRISATHHPFTAPVPEDVPLLDTDVLKVRSDTYDLVLNGNEIGGGGQRIYDSKVQAKIFSLLGIDDEKAKIRFGFLLDALKYGAPPMCGMAFGIDRVIMLLQKQDSIREVIAFPKTQKGQCLMSGCPSTVDDDQLEELHLKVEE
- a CDS encoding type II toxin-antitoxin system RelE family toxin, which produces MKVSITKTSKKSLEKLDNTIQKRILDFLSDLETLENPRIKGKSLKGELKEYWRYRVGDYRILSKIIDNELIILVIDIGHRKNIYNN